The following nucleotide sequence is from Triticum dicoccoides isolate Atlit2015 ecotype Zavitan chromosome 7B, WEW_v2.0, whole genome shotgun sequence.
catttccttagtccttttcaggtacttaaggatattcttgaccgctgtccagtgttccttgccgggattactttggtaccttcctaccaaactgacggcaaggttaacatcaggtctggtacacagcatggcatacataatagaacctatggctgaggcataggggatgacgctcatctcttctatatcttctgccgtggtcggacattgagctgagctcaatttcataccttgtaacacaggcaagaaccctttcttggattgatccatattgaacttcttcaatatcttatcaaggtatgtgctttgtgaaagacctatgaggcgtcttgatctatctctatagattttgatgcctaatatataagcagcttctccaaggtccttcattgaaaaacttttattcaagtagaccttgatgctgtccaagagttctatatcatttcccatcaaaagtatgtcatctacatataatatgagaaatgctacagagctcccactcactttcttgtaaacgcaggcttctccataagtctgtgtaaacccaaacgctttgatcatctcatcaaagcgaatgttccaactccgagatgcttgcaccagcccataaatcgagcgttggagcttgcacactttgtcagcattcttaggatcgacaaaaccttccagctgcatcatatacaattcttccttaaggaaaccattaaggaatgccgttttgacgtccatttgccatatttcgtaatcatagaatgcggcaattgctaacatgattcggacggacttcagcttcgctaccggtgagaaagtctcatcgtagtcaaccccttgaacttgtcgataacccttaccgacaagccaagccttatagatggtcacattaccatcctcgtctgtcttcctcttaaagatccatttattttctatggctcgccgctcaacgggcaagtcagtcaaagtccatactttgttttcatacattgatcctatctcggatttcatggcttccagccatttgtcggaatccggtcccgccatcgcttcttcatagttcgaaggttcaccgttgtctaacagcatgatttccaagacagggttgccgtaccactctggtgcggaacgtgtccttgtggaccttcgaatttcagtaggggcttgatcagaagtatcttgatcattatcattaacttcctctctagtcggtgcaggcacctcaggaacattttcttgagttgcgccattttccagttcaagatgtaatacttcatcaagctctactttcctcccacttacttctttcgagagaaactctttctccagaaaggacccattcttggcaacaaagatcttgccttcggatctgaggtagaaggtgtacccaatagtttcttttgggtatcctatgaagacgcatttttccgacttgggttcgagcttttcaggttgaagtttcttgacataagcatcgcatccccaaacttttagaaacgacagcttaggtttcttcccaaaccataattcatacggtgtcgtctcaacggatttcgatggagccctatttaaagtgaatgcggcagtctctaaagcatagccccaaaaagaaagcggtaaatcggtaagagacatcatagatcgcaccatatctaacagagtgcgattacgacgttcggacacaccattacgctgaggtgttccaggcggcgtgagttgtgaaactattccacattttcttaagtgtgccccaaactcgtgactcaagtattctcctccacgatctgatcgtagaaacttgattttcctgtcacgttgattttcaacctcactctgaaattccttgaacttttcaaaggtttcagacttgtgtttcattaagtagatatacccatacctacttaaatcatcagtgagagtgagaacataacgatagccaccgcgagcctcaacactcattggaccgcacacatcggtatgtatgatttccaataagtcggttgctcgctccattgttcctgagaacggagtcttggtcattttacccataaggcatggttcgcacgtgtcaaatgattcataatcaagagactctaaaagtccatcagcatggagcttctttatgcgtttgacacctatgtgaccaaggcggcagtgccacaagtatgtgggactatcattatcaaccttacttcttttggtactcacattatgaacatgtgtagcatcacgttcgagattcataaagaataaaccataggagcatgaccataaaacatatctctcataaaaatggaacaaccattattctcagatttaaaagagtagccatctcgaattaaacgagatcccgatacaatgttcatgctcaaagctggcactaaataacaattattaaggtttaaaactaatcccgaagggagatgcagaggtagtgtgccgacggcgatcacattgaccttggaaccatttccgacgcgcatcgtcacctcgtcctttgccagtttccgcttattccgcagcccctgctttgagttacaaatgtgagcaactgcaccggtatcaaatacccaggagccactacgggcactagtaaggtacacatcaattacatgtatatcacatatacctttcgttttgccggccttcttatccgctaagtacttagggcagttccgcttccagtgaccgcttaccttgcaataaaagcactcagtctcgggcttgggtccattctttggcttcttcccggcagcttgcttgccgggcgcggcaacctccttgccgtccttcttgaagttctttttacccttgcctttcttgaacttagtggttttattgaccatcaacacttgatgttccttcctgacttctacctctgctgatttcagcatagcaaatacttcaggaatggtcttttccatcccctgcatattgaagttcatcacaaagatcttgtagcttggtggaagcgactggaggattctgtcaatgaccgcatcatccgggagattaactcccagctgagtcaagcggttatgcaacccagacatagtgagtatgtgctcactgacagaactgttttcctccatcttacagctgaagaatttgtcggagacttcatatctctcgacccgggcatgagcttggaaaaccattttcagctcttcgaacatctcatatgctccatgtctctcaaaatgcttttggagccccggctctaggctgtaaagcatgccgcactgaacgagggagtagtcatcgaaacgtgcctgccaagcgttcataacatcttgttctgcagggagaacgggtgcgtcaccaagcggtgcttgtaggacataatctttcttggcagctatgaggatgatcctcaggttccggacccagtccgtatagttgttgccatcgtctttcagcttagttttctctaggaacgcattgaagttgaggactacgttggccatttgatctacaagacatattgcaaagattttagactaagttcatgataattaagttcaactaatcaaattattagtgaactcccacttagattagacatccctctagtcatctaagtattacatgatccgagttaaactagaccgtgtccgatcatcacgtgagacggactagtcaacatcggtgaacatcttcatgttgatcgtatcttctatacgactcatgctcgacctttcggtcttctgtgttccgaggccatgtctgtacatgctaggctcgtcaagtcaacctaagtgtttgcatgtgtaaatctgtcttacacccgttgtatgtgaacgtctgaataaaacacccgatcatcacgtggtgttttgaaacagcgaactgtcgcaacggtgcacagttagggggaacacttcttgaatttattgtgagggatcatcttatttactaccgtcgttctaagtaaacaagatgcaaaacatgataaacatcacatgcaatcaaataataaatgtgacatgatatggccaatatcacatagctcctttgatctccatcttggggctccatgatcatcttgtcaccggcttgacaccatgatctccatcatcatgatctccatcatcgtgtctccatgaagttgctcgccaaccattacttctactactatggctaacgcgtttagcaataaagtaaagtaatttacatggcgtttctcgatgacacgcaggtcattaaaagaataaagacaactcctatggctcctgccggttgtcatactcatcgacatgcaagtcgtgattcctattacaatagcatgaacatctcatacatcacatatagatcattcatcattcatcacaactttggccatatcatatcacaaaccacttgctacaaaaacaagttagacgtcctctaattgttgttgcaagttttacgtggctgaattagggttctagcaagaacgttttcttacctacgttaaagccacaacgtgatttgtcaacttctatttacccttcataaggaccctgttcatcgattccgctccaactaaagtaggagagacagacacccgccagccaccttatgcaactagtgcatgttagtcagtggaaccggtctcacgtaagcgtacgtgtaaggttggtccgggccgcttcatcccacaataccgctgaagcaagaaaggactagtaacggcaagaaggttgacaaatctacgcccacaaccaattgtgttctactcgcgcaagaagaactacgcatagacctagctcatgatgccactgttggggaacgttgcagaaaacaaaaaatttcctactcgtttcaccaagatcatctaggagttcatctagcaacgagtgattagatgcatctacatacctttgtagatcgcgagcggaagcgttcaaaagaacggtgatgatgtagtcgtactcgacgtgatccaaatcaccgatgaccagcgccgaacggacggcacctccgcgttcaacacacgtacgggacgggagacgtctcctccttcttgatccagcaagggggaaggagaggttgatgaagatccagcagcacgacggcgtggtggtggatgcagggcgtcacagcagcagggcttcgccgagactacgagggagagacgtaacggggggaggtggaggcgccaggggctggtgtgaaatccctcctctcccccccactatatataggggtgccaagggggggggcgccggccctagtagatgagatctactaggggggcggcggccaaggggaggtttccctcccccccaaggcacctaggggtgccttccaccacatggactcttccatggtggaaaccctaggcgcatgggcctataggggctggtgcccttggcccatctaggccaaggcgcaccccctacagcccatgtggccccccgggacaggtggccccacccggtggacccccgggacccttccggtggtcccggtacaataccgataaccccgaaacttgtcccgatgcccgaaatagcacttcctatatataattctttacctccggaccattccggaactcctcgtgacgtccgggatctcatccaggactccgaacaacattcgggtttctgcatatacatatcttcataaccctagcgtcaccgaaccttaagtgtgtagacactacgggttcgggagacaagcagacatgaccgagacgactctccggtcaataaccaacagcgggatctggatacccatgttggctcccacatgctccacgatgatctcatcggatgaaccacgatgtcgaggatttaatcaatcccgtacgctattccctttgtctatcgatatgttacttgcccgagattcgatcgtcggtatcccaatacctcgttcaatctcgttaccggcaagtcactttactcgtaccgtaatgcatgatcccgtgaccagacacttggtcactctgagctcattatgatgatgcattaccgagtgggcctagtgatacctctccgtcatacggagtgacaaatcccagtcttgatccatgtcacccaacagacactttcggagatacccgtagtctacctttatagtcacccagttacgttgtgacgtttggcatacccaaagcactcctacggtatccgggagttacacgatctcatggtctaaggaaaagatacttgacattggaaaactctagcaaacgaactatacgatcttgtgctatgtttaggattgggtctttgtccatcacatcattctcccaatgatgtgatctcgttatcaatgacatccagtgtccatagtcaggaaaccacgactatctgttgatcaacgagctagtcaactagaggctcactagggacaggttggtgtctgttattcacacatgtattacgatttccggataacacaattatagcatgaataaagacaattatcatgaacaaggaaatataataataatgcttttattattgcctctagggcatatttccaacatgttcctgcgtccacactgttcccgccacctgccaaaagctatgtgatggagaaaccgcaagaccggagcacaactgatgcaggtgtcaagccggGCACTAGTGACGCAGGTGAACGGCCGGAGCAGACTGCACCTTTACCCGCAGTGGAAATCCCCAgcataaatctgcgcacttccaggctcccagtcaatgtcggtgtcccctacagcccaaacaagaagattgtcatgaaagctgctgctgataccgctgacaacacgccccgccctgcaaataagcccgatcattctgtagcggccgattcagatatgtttgtcgATCTTTCACCATTGGATTCTGCCCCGCAAATCGTTCGTGGTCCGGCCAGTAGAAATAAGAGGCACCCAATGGCATTtaccccaccgagcttcagccttggcatcagtcaagatcaaccggTGGTGCAAGATCCTTTGTCAGTTGCCTTTGCTTTCTcaggaggcatgcccgcaatgatggcgcagccaatggtcgagggcaggaaggctgtcaagttcgcgGAGCCGATTGTGCAAGGTACACTTGTCATGTCCTTATGATTTTCCTGTATACATCTTTGTAGTTTGAATTTTGTCCCAATCATATTTTTTGGGTgttctcacttgtgatggcaactgacatgtgatgacatggcaagtggatttgatgcaccatgtcaCCTACTTTTTTTTTGCTGCCATGCTGCATTTGACATTTGGGTAAACACGtggcaactgaagttgattcaACATGGCAACTATATTTGCTGTTATGTGACAAATACAGTGtattacacatggcaactggatttgccacaCCATGTCACCTGCATTTTTTTGTTaccattctgcattttttctatacggcaatcacatggcaagtcgagttgacacaacatggcaactgcatttgatGTGACATGGCAACTACAATCCATCTAGATGGTAACTTCAGCGCAactgcatggcaactgtagttgccatgaCATGGCCACTGTAGTTGGACCACACATGTCAACTTCCCCACTATTTCTACCTACATCTCCTCACAATCCATCTATTTTCTGATTTTCTAGGTATCCTAACACactttttattttttaaatcattgcaggcacccctgaggagatttcaccgtcacttgaAGAAACTTACCGCAAGAtcgaggaggcagcattgcagaggagtacctcacgagggcaagggcaatcaagttccaacgtgcctGCAGATATGGCATCTGAGGATACCATCAGGAGTGCCACCCCTGGTcctgtgaggcagcagagggtagttcacccacctcccgcggaAGACTACAAGCCCGAAATTAGGGCCACTAAGGAACAGACCCAGCTGTACGATATCATCAAGC
It contains:
- the LOC119339635 gene encoding uncharacterized protein LOC119339635, with the protein product MEKPQDRSTTDAGVKPGTSDAGERPEQTAPLPAVEIPSINLRTSRLPVNVGVPYSPNKKIVMKAAADTADNTPRPANKPDHSVAADSDMFVDLSPLDSAPQIVRGPASRNKRHPMAFTPPSFSLGISQDQPVVQDPLSVAFAFSGGMPAMMAQPMVEGRKAVKFAEPIVQGTPEEISPSLEETYRKIEEAALQRSTSRGQGQSSSNVPADMASEDTIRSATPGPVRQQRVVHPPPAEDYKPEIRATKEQTQLYDIIKRFGNARASSKHMKELKATKVIQCGATYVDLGDLMFSCGNSCRAH